In a genomic window of Methanoregula sp. UBA64:
- a CDS encoding MFS transporter, with product MQSLEPANGDAAAQSPAICRTPARPVTATEKHIVLLIAILAGFLTPFDGSAVNIALPTIGTQFHMDAIALSWVATAYILASALFLVPFGKIADIYGRKKVFLCGLAVFGAASLVMTLVATEQQMIAVRVLQGIGAAMIYGTAAAILIAVYPPGERGKVLGIYITAVYLGLTIGPFAGGILTDLFGWQTIFYINVPIAIGAIALVLWKLKGEWAECAGEHFDLIGSLIYSVGLVALMYGFSVLPAVYGGALVIAGIVFLAFFVWFELHQACPVLDMKLFTRSRIFTFSSLAALINYAATYAIAFLLSLDLQYTKGFSAEHAGLIIVAAPFVQMLVSPFAGWLSDRYDSQVISSVGMGLSALGLFLFVFLTAATPLWYIIAVLMLLGLGFGLFSSPNTNAIMSAVEKRYYGVASGINGTVRLLGQMLSMGIAMMIFAIFIGDVEITPQYYPQFTASLHWLFMIFTVMCVIGIFASLARGKDERPAEAE from the coding sequence ATGCAGTCATTAGAACCTGCAAACGGCGATGCCGCAGCCCAGAGTCCCGCGATCTGCCGGACCCCGGCCCGGCCGGTAACCGCGACCGAGAAGCACATTGTCCTTTTAATCGCGATCCTTGCCGGCTTTTTAACGCCTTTTGACGGTTCTGCGGTCAACATTGCCCTCCCTACTATCGGTACCCAGTTCCACATGGACGCAATCGCCCTCTCTTGGGTTGCGACCGCATACATCCTCGCATCCGCCCTGTTCCTCGTGCCGTTCGGGAAGATCGCGGATATCTACGGGAGAAAGAAGGTCTTTTTATGTGGCCTTGCGGTATTCGGGGCTGCGTCGCTGGTCATGACCCTTGTTGCAACCGAGCAGCAGATGATCGCGGTCCGGGTTTTACAGGGGATTGGCGCAGCGATGATCTACGGAACCGCGGCTGCGATCCTGATCGCGGTTTACCCCCCGGGCGAACGGGGAAAAGTGCTCGGCATCTACATCACAGCCGTGTACCTCGGCCTGACGATCGGGCCGTTTGCCGGCGGGATCCTTACCGATCTCTTCGGCTGGCAGACAATATTCTACATCAACGTGCCCATTGCTATCGGTGCGATCGCCCTTGTCCTGTGGAAACTCAAAGGCGAGTGGGCCGAATGCGCAGGAGAACACTTCGATCTTATCGGATCGCTGATCTACAGTGTCGGCCTCGTGGCGCTCATGTACGGGTTCTCTGTTCTCCCGGCCGTGTACGGGGGCGCACTCGTGATTGCCGGTATCGTCTTTTTGGCCTTCTTTGTCTGGTTCGAGCTGCATCAGGCCTGCCCGGTCCTCGACATGAAGCTCTTTACCCGGAGCCGGATCTTCACGTTTTCGAGCCTTGCGGCGCTTATCAACTATGCTGCAACGTACGCGATTGCCTTCCTGCTCAGCCTCGACCTCCAGTACACCAAAGGCTTCTCAGCGGAACACGCCGGCCTGATTATCGTCGCAGCCCCGTTTGTCCAGATGCTTGTCTCGCCCTTTGCCGGCTGGCTCTCGGACCGGTACGACTCGCAGGTGATCTCATCGGTGGGGATGGGTCTTTCCGCACTGGGGCTCTTCCTCTTTGTCTTCCTGACCGCAGCAACCCCGCTCTGGTATATCATTGCCGTGCTCATGCTCCTCGGGCTGGGTTTCGGCCTGTTCTCGTCGCCGAATACAAACGCGATCATGAGCGCGGTGGAGAAGCGGTACTACGGTGTCGCATCGGGGATCAACGGGACGGTCCGTCTTCTCGGCCAGATGCTCTCGATGGGTATCGCGATGATGATCTTTGCCATCTTCATCGGTGATGTGGAGATCACGCCGCAGTATTACCCGCAGTTCACCGCAAGCCTGCACTGGCTTTTCATGATCTTTACCGTGATGTGCGTGATCGGCATCTTTGCCTCCCTTGCACGGGGGAAAGACGAGCGGCCCGCCGAAGCGGAATAA
- a CDS encoding inorganic phosphate transporter, whose amino-acid sequence MTGIEPLIVFGIALALVLNFLNGMADAAQGIATVVATRALSPFKAVLLTGFCNMIGPFIFTTAVAATIGTAIVTPGALTPQTLIVAMLSSTTLVFLATRLGLPVSSSHALIGGLIGAGIAAFGIGAVIWPDAGIILDTFAWALAGAAVGAIVVGAIAATFQGDMRLAAIIGAICGGALAIPLLILFGMLKITGLLAVVLFIFISPVLGATASFLFDILVSHLFRNSRQDRMNRIFSPLQIVACCFQAAGHGANDGMHAVGVIVALLVSAGILSTFTVPSWVLLSSVAAIGIGTCFGGWKIVDRMAKGITKIRPYQGFCAGTAGSMTLALVTTHGIPVSSNNVISGAIVGVGVTRGKNAVQWKVVREMMTAWVVTIPLAAICAWAGYMLFLLVGTLIP is encoded by the coding sequence ATGACCGGTATCGAGCCTCTTATCGTATTCGGTATCGCACTGGCGCTCGTCCTCAACTTCCTGAACGGCATGGCCGATGCTGCGCAGGGGATCGCCACGGTAGTAGCAACCCGGGCGCTCTCCCCGTTCAAAGCCGTCCTCCTGACCGGGTTCTGTAACATGATCGGCCCGTTTATCTTCACCACGGCCGTTGCAGCGACCATCGGGACAGCAATCGTAACTCCGGGGGCGCTCACCCCCCAGACCCTCATCGTGGCGATGCTGTCCTCTACGACACTGGTGTTCCTTGCAACCCGGCTCGGCCTTCCCGTCTCAAGCAGCCATGCCCTCATCGGCGGGCTCATCGGGGCGGGCATTGCCGCGTTCGGGATCGGGGCGGTGATCTGGCCGGATGCGGGAATTATCCTCGATACGTTTGCCTGGGCACTGGCCGGGGCTGCTGTGGGAGCGATTGTGGTAGGTGCAATTGCCGCCACGTTCCAGGGGGACATGCGGCTGGCAGCCATTATCGGCGCCATCTGCGGCGGAGCCCTGGCAATCCCCCTCCTCATCCTTTTTGGCATGCTGAAGATCACCGGCCTCCTTGCGGTCGTCCTTTTCATCTTTATCTCGCCGGTTCTTGGCGCAACGGCATCGTTCCTCTTCGATATACTGGTCTCGCACCTGTTCCGGAATTCCCGCCAGGACCGGATGAACCGGATCTTTTCCCCGCTCCAGATCGTTGCGTGCTGCTTCCAGGCCGCAGGCCATGGTGCAAACGACGGGATGCACGCCGTCGGTGTGATCGTCGCACTTCTCGTCTCTGCCGGGATCCTATCCACATTTACCGTACCTTCCTGGGTTCTCCTCTCCTCTGTCGCTGCCATCGGGATTGGCACCTGTTTTGGCGGGTGGAAGATCGTGGACCGGATGGCAAAAGGGATCACGAAGATCCGGCCCTACCAGGGGTTCTGTGCGGGAACTGCCGGCAGCATGACGCTTGCCCTTGTCACGACGCACGGCATCCCGGTCTCGTCGAACAACGTGATAAGCGGGGCAATTGTCGGTGTCGGAGTAACCCGGGGAAAAAATGCGGTCCAGTGGAAGGTTGTGCGGGAGATGATGACGGCGTGGGTGGTCACGATCCCGCTTGCAGCCATATGCGCGTGGGCGGGCTACATGCTCTTCCTGCTTGTCGGCACCCTTATCCCGTAG
- a CDS encoding nicotinate phosphoribosyltransferase: protein MGLFDTVSDAKIKSGECTDIYFVRTEEILKKEGINPLVSMEVTAAALPDTWGIFCGLADVLALLEGVPVTVDALKEGTLFFAGEPVVRITGRYRDFCRYETAILGFLCHASGIASATAHIMCETKGKPVYSFGSRRQHPSIAMMIERAAWIGGADGVSNTCAPPGMPVVGTMPHAMVMCFKNPEEAWRAFDRDAPKAVPRIMLCDTYCDEKAESLHAAECGATAVRLDTPRSRRGNMRAIIDEVRWELDSHGYSRVQIFLSGGVTRDDVIAYRDCVDAFGIGGAIANAPVVDFAMDIVEIEGVPKAKRGKKSGIKQVWELVCGKHRTLPAGQAAPANATPLIVRYIENGKIVQQSEIPTARGRVLAWIRHVAEEAANPDATAKKERKNGAKGKAGAKSPE from the coding sequence ATGGGCCTTTTCGACACGGTGAGCGACGCGAAGATCAAGTCTGGGGAATGCACGGATATCTACTTTGTCCGGACCGAGGAGATCCTCAAAAAGGAGGGGATCAACCCGCTGGTCTCGATGGAAGTAACCGCTGCTGCTCTTCCCGATACCTGGGGTATCTTCTGCGGCCTTGCCGATGTGCTCGCGCTCCTCGAAGGGGTGCCGGTAACGGTCGATGCCCTGAAGGAGGGCACGCTCTTTTTTGCCGGCGAACCGGTGGTCCGGATCACCGGGCGCTACCGGGACTTCTGCCGGTACGAGACCGCCATTCTCGGTTTCCTCTGCCACGCCTCAGGGATCGCATCGGCAACCGCCCATATCATGTGCGAGACAAAAGGAAAGCCGGTGTACTCCTTTGGTTCCCGCCGCCAGCACCCCTCCATTGCGATGATGATCGAACGGGCGGCCTGGATCGGGGGTGCGGACGGGGTCTCGAACACCTGCGCCCCCCCGGGTATGCCCGTTGTCGGCACCATGCCGCATGCAATGGTGATGTGTTTTAAGAACCCCGAAGAGGCATGGCGGGCCTTTGACCGGGACGCCCCGAAGGCCGTGCCCCGGATCATGCTCTGCGATACCTACTGCGACGAGAAAGCGGAATCGCTCCATGCAGCGGAGTGCGGGGCGACCGCGGTCCGGCTCGATACGCCCCGGTCCCGGCGCGGGAACATGCGGGCGATCATCGACGAAGTCCGCTGGGAGCTCGATTCGCACGGCTATTCCCGGGTGCAGATCTTCCTCTCGGGAGGGGTCACCAGAGACGATGTGATTGCCTACCGGGACTGCGTGGATGCGTTTGGGATCGGAGGCGCTATTGCGAATGCTCCCGTGGTCGACTTTGCCATGGATATTGTGGAGATCGAAGGAGTGCCAAAGGCAAAGCGGGGAAAAAAGAGCGGGATAAAACAGGTCTGGGAGCTGGTCTGCGGAAAGCACCGCACCCTGCCGGCCGGGCAGGCCGCCCCGGCAAATGCCACGCCCTTAATCGTCCGGTACATCGAGAACGGGAAGATCGTGCAACAGTCCGAAATACCGACGGCGCGGGGACGGGTGCTTGCCTGGATCCGGCATGTTGCCGAAGAGGCAGCGAATCCGGACGCAACCGCAAAAAAAGAGAGAAAGAACGGTGCGAAAGGAAAAGCCGGGGCAAAATCCCCGGAGTAA
- a CDS encoding PhzF family phenazine biosynthesis protein translates to MSCELHVVDAFTGHPFRGNPASVCVMDGPAEPGWMQQVAAELKHSETAFLFSGPSAGQWNLRWFTPVKEVELCGHATLASAYVLWSAGHAAPGSPLSFETLSGTLTARQDGDWIVLDFPAEPARAIPPVPGLAEALGAVPVFTGKNRFDILAELPSASDVCDCEPDLALLAALPARGVIVTAASDLPDVDFVSRFFAPSAGIPEDPVTGSAHCCLGPYWGEKLGKATLTGFQCSERGGTVRVTPAGDRVLLAGHAAEVFSGTLRA, encoded by the coding sequence ATGAGCTGCGAACTGCACGTTGTCGATGCCTTTACTGGCCACCCCTTCCGGGGGAACCCTGCCAGCGTCTGCGTCATGGACGGCCCGGCCGAGCCCGGGTGGATGCAGCAGGTGGCTGCCGAACTCAAACACTCCGAGACGGCGTTTCTCTTTTCGGGCCCGTCCGCCGGGCAGTGGAACCTGCGCTGGTTTACGCCGGTAAAGGAAGTGGAGCTCTGCGGGCATGCAACCCTTGCCTCCGCGTATGTGCTCTGGTCGGCCGGTCACGCGGCACCGGGCTCCCCCCTCTCGTTTGAGACTCTCTCGGGGACGCTTACCGCACGACAAGACGGCGACTGGATCGTGCTCGACTTCCCGGCCGAACCGGCCCGGGCGATCCCGCCCGTTCCCGGTCTTGCCGAAGCGCTCGGGGCGGTCCCGGTCTTTACCGGGAAGAACCGGTTCGACATCCTCGCGGAGCTGCCGTCCGCATCCGATGTCTGCGACTGCGAGCCCGACCTCGCCCTGCTCGCCGCGCTCCCTGCCCGGGGCGTCATCGTGACCGCGGCCTCCGATCTCCCGGACGTGGACTTTGTCTCCCGGTTCTTTGCGCCGTCGGCCGGTATCCCCGAGGACCCGGTAACGGGCTCCGCCCACTGCTGCCTCGGGCCGTACTGGGGAGAGAAGCTCGGGAAGGCAACCCTGACCGGGTTCCAGTGCTCGGAACGCGGGGGAACGGTACGGGTCACGCCTGCCGGCGACCGGGTCCTCCTTGCCGGCCATGCGGCAGAGGTATTCTCCGGCACCCTCCGGGCCTGA
- a CDS encoding AMP-binding protein, producing the protein MAQGISYTCGTAEYPLLGMTIGEMLDVIAAKYPDNEAVVSVHQNIRWTYKEFREKVNEVGRALMGLGVEKGDRVGIWAMNHAEWIVVQFATAKIGAIMVNINPAYRTYELEYALKQAEIQTLILQGRFKTSDYVGMFYEACPEAYEQKAGKVSSEKFPFLKNVVFMGDIPYNGMFTWPEFMKKAEEISQDELVERGESLTFDDPINIQYTSGTTGFPKGVVLTHHGVLNNGYIIGSGMGFTEKDRLCIPVPFYHCFGMVLSNMASATHGSTMVLPCPTFDAEEVLKTIEKERCTAVHGVPTMFIAELSLPNFGKYNLSTLRTGIMAGSPCPIEVMRKVNTLMNMRDIVIVYGQTETSPGVTMTTTKDPLERRVTTIGKAFPHTELKIVDPKTGRIVPMGEVGEVCARGYCVMKCYYNNPAATHATLDKDHWNHTGDLATMDEEGYFKVVGRLKDMVIRGGENIYPREIEEFLHHHEKVSDVYVVGVPDVKYGEELCAWIKVKSGQALTESEVKEFCKGKIAHFKIPRYVLFVDDFPMSVTGKIQKFAMREESIKKLGLESADGIKTA; encoded by the coding sequence ATGGCTCAGGGTATCAGTTACACGTGCGGCACCGCAGAGTACCCGCTGCTGGGGATGACCATCGGGGAAATGCTGGACGTGATCGCAGCAAAATATCCGGATAACGAGGCCGTGGTCTCGGTCCACCAGAACATCCGCTGGACGTATAAGGAGTTCCGCGAGAAGGTCAACGAGGTAGGCCGGGCGCTCATGGGCCTCGGGGTAGAAAAAGGCGACCGGGTCGGCATCTGGGCAATGAACCATGCCGAGTGGATCGTAGTCCAGTTCGCAACCGCGAAGATCGGGGCGATCATGGTCAACATCAACCCCGCCTACCGTACCTACGAGCTCGAATACGCCTTAAAGCAGGCCGAGATCCAGACCCTGATCCTCCAGGGGCGGTTCAAGACCTCCGATTACGTGGGGATGTTCTACGAGGCCTGCCCCGAAGCCTACGAGCAGAAGGCGGGAAAGGTCTCAAGCGAGAAGTTCCCCTTCTTAAAAAATGTCGTCTTTATGGGGGACATCCCGTATAACGGCATGTTCACCTGGCCCGAGTTCATGAAGAAGGCCGAAGAGATCTCGCAGGACGAACTGGTCGAGCGGGGCGAGTCGCTCACGTTCGACGATCCCATCAACATCCAGTACACGAGCGGTACGACCGGGTTCCCCAAAGGCGTTGTCCTCACCCACCACGGGGTCTTAAACAACGGCTACATCATCGGCTCGGGCATGGGCTTTACCGAGAAGGACCGGCTCTGCATCCCGGTACCGTTCTACCACTGTTTCGGGATGGTCCTCTCCAACATGGCCTCTGCCACCCACGGCTCGACCATGGTGCTTCCCTGCCCCACCTTCGATGCCGAGGAGGTCTTAAAGACGATCGAAAAAGAGCGCTGCACCGCCGTCCACGGCGTGCCCACGATGTTCATTGCCGAGCTCTCCCTCCCGAACTTTGGGAAATACAATCTTTCCACCCTGCGCACGGGCATCATGGCCGGTTCCCCCTGCCCGATCGAGGTGATGCGGAAGGTCAATACCCTCATGAACATGCGGGACATCGTGATCGTGTACGGCCAGACCGAGACCTCGCCGGGCGTTACCATGACCACGACAAAAGACCCGCTCGAACGCCGGGTCACGACCATCGGCAAAGCCTTCCCGCACACGGAGCTCAAGATTGTGGACCCCAAAACCGGCCGAATTGTCCCGATGGGCGAGGTCGGCGAAGTCTGCGCCCGCGGCTACTGCGTGATGAAATGCTATTACAACAATCCGGCCGCCACCCATGCAACCCTCGACAAGGACCACTGGAACCATACCGGAGACCTTGCCACCATGGACGAGGAGGGCTACTTTAAGGTCGTGGGCCGGCTAAAGGACATGGTGATCCGGGGCGGGGAGAACATCTACCCGCGCGAGATCGAGGAGTTCCTCCACCACCACGAGAAGGTCTCCGATGTGTACGTGGTCGGCGTGCCGGACGTGAAGTACGGCGAGGAGCTCTGCGCCTGGATCAAAGTAAAGAGCGGGCAGGCACTCACCGAGAGCGAGGTAAAAGAGTTCTGCAAGGGAAAGATCGCCCACTTCAAGATCCCCCGGTATGTCCTCTTTGTCGACGACTTCCCCATGAGCGTGACCGGCAAGATCCAGAAGTTTGCCATGCGGGAAGAGTCCATCAAAAAACTGGGCCTTGAATCCGCAGACGGGATCAAGACCGCATAA
- a CDS encoding amidohydrolase has protein sequence MTEQNHQTTDIFGKKKSVLITNVVAEKTPVDIFIDASETITDIGHDIRKRHRGEAEFIIDGDGALALPGLANTHTHAAMSLLRGYADDMILQDWLATKIWPLEAHLTADDVYWGTKLACLEMIRTGTTAFNDMYFFMESAAKAVDESGIRALLCYGFIDLGDAAKREHECKATEALVSHIKGLKNPRIRAAAGPHAPYTVSPEGLKWCAEFAKEQEIPLHIHLSETEKEVNDCVAQHGKRPAALLDSCGALTPKTIAAHGCWLDDGECALLGKRGVSVSHNPASNMKLATHRALPYQKLVAAGANVCLGTDGCASNNNLDMFEEMKIAALLQKFFWNDPTVLPAPAALAMATTNGAKALGFGTGTLVAGAPADLILVPTRTACNTPLHNAASNLVYACSGAAVETTICAGRVLMLDREIPGEHEVLAGAADAAKNLVKRAQTA, from the coding sequence ATGACGGAACAGAATCACCAGACTACTGATATATTCGGGAAAAAGAAGTCCGTGCTCATTACCAATGTTGTCGCGGAGAAAACGCCGGTCGACATTTTTATCGATGCATCCGAGACCATCACCGATATCGGCCACGATATCCGCAAGCGCCACCGGGGCGAGGCGGAGTTTATTATTGACGGCGACGGGGCGCTTGCGCTTCCCGGCCTTGCAAACACCCACACCCATGCGGCAATGTCCCTTTTACGGGGCTATGCGGACGACATGATCCTGCAGGACTGGCTTGCCACCAAGATCTGGCCGCTTGAGGCCCATCTTACGGCAGACGACGTGTACTGGGGCACGAAACTTGCCTGCCTCGAGATGATCCGGACCGGGACGACTGCCTTTAACGATATGTACTTCTTCATGGAGTCCGCGGCAAAGGCCGTGGACGAGAGCGGGATCCGGGCCCTGCTCTGTTACGGGTTCATCGATCTCGGCGATGCCGCAAAGCGGGAGCACGAGTGCAAAGCGACCGAGGCGCTGGTCTCCCATATCAAAGGGTTGAAGAACCCGCGGATCCGGGCCGCTGCCGGGCCGCACGCTCCTTACACGGTCTCACCCGAGGGCCTGAAATGGTGTGCGGAGTTTGCAAAAGAGCAGGAGATTCCCCTCCACATCCACCTTTCCGAGACGGAAAAAGAGGTAAACGACTGCGTTGCGCAGCACGGGAAACGCCCTGCCGCCCTGCTCGATTCATGCGGGGCGCTCACGCCAAAGACCATTGCAGCCCACGGCTGCTGGCTGGATGACGGCGAATGTGCGCTGCTCGGGAAACGCGGGGTCTCGGTCTCCCACAACCCGGCAAGCAACATGAAGCTTGCCACCCACCGGGCGCTCCCGTACCAGAAGCTGGTTGCGGCAGGGGCAAACGTCTGCCTCGGGACTGACGGCTGCGCCTCGAACAACAACCTTGACATGTTCGAGGAGATGAAGATCGCTGCCCTGCTCCAGAAGTTCTTCTGGAACGACCCGACCGTGCTCCCGGCACCGGCGGCTCTTGCAATGGCCACCACCAACGGGGCAAAGGCACTGGGCTTTGGCACCGGGACCCTTGTCGCAGGCGCACCTGCCGACCTTATCCTTGTCCCGACCCGCACGGCCTGCAACACGCCCCTCCACAATGCGGCATCGAATCTGGTGTACGCATGCAGCGGGGCTGCGGTGGAGACCACGATCTGCGCCGGGCGCGTCCTGATGCTCGACCGCGAGATCCCGGGCGAGCACGAAGTCCTTGCCGGTGCAGCGGATGCCGCAAAGAACCTGGTGAAACGGGCACAGACTGCCTGA
- a CDS encoding MTAP family purine nucleoside phosphorylase has product MLGIIGGTSLLFSTLPELKKETVATPFGSAEILNGEIVMLMRHQFGRPPHRINYRANLAALALAGVDRIVAFGSSGSLKAAIPPGTVLIPTDYMSVTDIPSIHDHKIEHVMPELPRAFAEELSRTVPEARLGGVYVQTRGPRIETVAEVAALAKVADVVGMTVASEATLACELKMDFAALCTIDNYANGLGKDVLSFDHILSTAKENCQRTEETLGAIIEKMG; this is encoded by the coding sequence ATGCTTGGCATCATCGGCGGGACAAGCCTGCTCTTCTCTACCTTACCGGAACTAAAAAAGGAGACGGTTGCAACCCCGTTTGGCAGCGCCGAGATCCTCAACGGGGAGATCGTGATGCTGATGCGCCACCAGTTCGGCAGGCCGCCGCACCGGATCAATTACCGGGCAAACCTTGCCGCCCTTGCACTGGCCGGGGTGGACCGGATCGTTGCGTTCGGGTCGTCGGGGTCGCTTAAAGCAGCGATCCCGCCGGGCACCGTCCTGATCCCGACCGATTATATGAGCGTGACCGACATTCCCTCGATCCATGATCATAAGATCGAGCATGTGATGCCGGAGCTCCCCCGGGCATTTGCCGAAGAGCTTTCGCGGACGGTCCCCGAAGCCCGGCTCGGCGGGGTCTATGTCCAGACCCGGGGGCCCCGGATCGAGACCGTTGCTGAGGTTGCGGCGCTCGCCAAGGTTGCCGATGTGGTCGGCATGACGGTTGCCTCGGAGGCAACGCTTGCCTGCGAACTCAAAATGGACTTTGCCGCGCTCTGCACGATCGATAACTATGCAAACGGTCTGGGGAAGGATGTGCTCAGCTTCGACCACATCCTCTCCACTGCAAAGGAGAACTGCCAAAGGACCGAAGAGACCCTGGGCGCGATCATAGAAAAGATGGGATGA
- a CDS encoding DUF3006 domain-containing protein, whose amino-acid sequence MKAVIERIGDPTAVLVLPDRDFLRFNIPSVLLPEGCSEGDIITVSLAPDHEATREAQDRVARLINGLMDQ is encoded by the coding sequence ATGAAAGCCGTTATCGAGCGCATCGGGGATCCCACCGCGGTGCTTGTGCTTCCCGACCGGGATTTTCTCCGGTTCAACATACCGTCAGTCCTTCTTCCGGAAGGGTGCAGCGAAGGCGATATCATCACGGTCTCGCTCGCACCCGATCATGAGGCGACCCGCGAGGCCCAGGATCGTGTCGCCCGGCTCATCAACGGCCTGATGGATCAGTAA
- a CDS encoding DUF47 domain-containing protein — protein sequence MGLRELLIPQDKIFFEMFERQAATVREAAYQLIGLSEDFTNVKEKRHAIELLEHQGDQITHGIYEQLNRTFITPLDPEEISRLASALDDVMDNIDSSAEKMYYYGIESTDSHMIELAKLIHLSTVEIEGAVKGIRSIKDPRYIEERCIEVNRLENLADDVLAHAVTDLFKTNDAVAIIKYKDIYENLETATDYCEDVANVLSDIAIRHS from the coding sequence ATGGGGCTCCGGGAATTACTGATACCGCAGGACAAGATCTTTTTTGAGATGTTCGAACGCCAGGCGGCAACCGTGCGCGAAGCCGCCTACCAGCTCATAGGATTGAGCGAGGATTTCACCAACGTCAAGGAGAAACGGCACGCCATCGAACTCCTGGAGCACCAGGGCGACCAGATCACCCACGGGATCTACGAGCAGCTCAACAGGACGTTTATTACCCCCCTCGATCCGGAAGAGATCTCACGACTCGCATCGGCTCTCGACGACGTGATGGACAATATCGACAGTTCGGCAGAGAAGATGTATTACTACGGGATCGAGAGCACCGACTCGCACATGATCGAACTGGCAAAGCTCATCCACCTCTCAACCGTCGAGATCGAAGGGGCGGTAAAAGGCATCCGCTCGATCAAGGACCCCCGGTATATCGAGGAGCGCTGCATTGAGGTGAACCGACTCGAAAACCTTGCCGACGATGTGCTTGCCCATGCAGTAACCGACCTTTTCAAGACAAACGATGCCGTGGCGATCATCAAGTACAAGGATATCTACGAGAACCTTGAAACAGCGACCGACTACTGCGAAGATGTAGCGAATGTGCTCTCGGACATTGCGATCCGGCACTCGTGA
- a CDS encoding DUF47 domain-containing protein, with protein MRIRDLILPEDQIFFALFKDMAQKINEASATLNEITHELPEGIEKAHKIRQIEHLGDEVTRHIYERLNESLITPLEPDEIARLAPALDDVLDKLDWVAHQLATYELTRSSDVLKEYSYLILMTSNEIVEAVDALADLTKPQEVHSHILEISRLYNLSSELLSRAILEIFKTKDLLMIIKLKDIYESLAKVMEKCNDVGHALSDISMSHT; from the coding sequence ATGCGCATCCGCGACCTGATCCTTCCCGAAGACCAGATCTTTTTTGCCCTCTTTAAGGATATGGCCCAGAAGATCAACGAGGCTTCGGCAACCTTAAACGAGATCACCCACGAGCTCCCGGAAGGGATCGAAAAAGCCCATAAGATCCGCCAGATCGAACATCTCGGGGACGAAGTAACGAGGCATATCTACGAGCGGCTCAACGAGTCGCTGATCACGCCGCTCGAACCCGATGAGATCGCCCGCCTTGCCCCGGCTCTCGACGATGTCCTCGACAAGCTCGACTGGGTGGCCCACCAGCTGGCTACCTATGAACTCACCCGGTCGAGCGACGTGCTCAAGGAATACTCGTACCTCATCCTGATGACCAGTAACGAGATCGTTGAGGCGGTGGATGCCCTTGCAGACTTAACAAAACCCCAGGAAGTCCACAGCCATATCCTTGAGATCAGCAGGCTGTATAACCTGTCAAGCGAGCTGCTCTCCCGTGCCATTCTTGAGATCTTCAAGACCAAGGATCTCCTCATGATCATCAAGCTCAAGGATATCTACGAGAGCCTTGCAAAGGTGATGGAGAAATGCAACGATGTCGGGCATGCACTCTCTGATATCTCGATGAGTCATACATGA